A stretch of Dromaius novaehollandiae isolate bDroNov1 chromosome 8, bDroNov1.hap1, whole genome shotgun sequence DNA encodes these proteins:
- the EFCAB7 gene encoding EF-hand calcium-binding domain-containing protein 7 isoform X1: MASGPGNNASLSVQKVTHSESSRAKKSQHSEEEIFYMNCRAAYLTVLKSSLENIKSKEQLCLVLQQAGRNPSQKTLNKYWTSQTTTLNFDDFCTILKKEKTATKTELLKAFGKIDTDNSGYILHDELSKILTTRGEKMTLDEVSAITKLADFNSSGKLDYNKFCDFYMTISEQCCKTALEKLEVDNRLRRQQFGSQAETSSEGITLSKPSPRVSRKTDHKLAPVKGDSRTSSRPSSAQSCKASISSTISVSASHNRSAKLIEPNTVKEWQCAQSKGCFYLEDDGEIISHKYRLHLPQRSTVCITIKPLNLCQVEGKSCHWLSVDTALYVLKENESQENLQLVSFTEQQNKEMFGWKGELGSGVYWLLPFTTGCRLKKVKTQITGEAKLVYRGEDGELALTKEFRAALLDVFETIDLDGNGLLSLEEYNFFELRTSGEKCDEEAWAVCKENFNMKKNELTRQGFMDLNLMEANDREGDPSDLWVTLLSLGYNKALEMIEACPFVIDIYAEKCKPRIKAIYLEAGGWQLNRAICKSVVNKGEAKVMDGCENVIVYTYKTDIRITSVIENKSENKVIIHVNNEQSKNCLSNRGLTVFAVEVAPKSMVVSQHVMPLNEQEEWLYNCVHSLLR; the protein is encoded by the exons ATGGCCAGCGGTCCTGGGAATAATGCATCCCTCTCCGTTCAGAAAGTCACGCACTCAGAAAGTTCTCGAGCAAAGAAGTCCCAGCATTCAGAAGAAGAAATCTTTTATATGAACTGCAGAGCAGCTTATCTAactgttttaaaaagcagtttagaAAATATTAAATCAAAAGAACAACTCTGTTTAG TACTTCAACAGGCTGGAAGAAATCCATCTCAGAAGACACTTAATAAATACTGGACTTCACAAACAACTACACTGAATTTTGATGATTTTTGTactatcttaaaaaaagaaaaaacagctacaAAAACTGAACTGCtcaaagcatttggaaaaatagATACAGATAATTCTGGATATATTTTACATGATGAACTTTCTAAAATTCTTACAACG AGAGGTGAAAAAATGACTCTGGATGAAGTGAGTGCCATTACTAAACTGGCTGATTTTAACAGCAGTGGCAAACTTGACTACAATAAG TTTTGTGACTTCTACATGACAATCAGTGAGCAGTGCTGCAAGACTGCACTGGAGAAACTGGAAGTTGACAATCGATTGAGGCGTCAGCAGTTTGGAAGTCAAGCTGAAACTTCCTCTGAAGGGATCACATTATCTAAACCATCACCAAGAGTCTCAAGGAAAACTGATCACAAACTTGCACCAGTGAAAG GGGATAGCAGAACTTCTTCAAGACCCTCATCAGCTCAAAGTTGCAAAGCATCCATTTCTTCCACTATCAGCGTGAGTGCCAGTCATAACAGAAGCGCAAAGCTAATTGAGCCAAACACAGTAAAG GAATGGCAATGTGCACAATCCAAAGGATGCTTCTACTTAGAAGATGATGGTGAAATCATTAGTCACAAATACAGGTTGCACTTACCTCAGAGGTCTACTGTATGTATTACCATCAAGCCTTTAAACCTTTGTCAGGTAGAAG gaAAATCTTGTCATTGGTTGTCAGTGGATACAGCTTTGTATGttctgaaggaaaatgaaagccaAGAAAATCTACAGCTCGTGAGCTTTACTGAACAACAAAATAAAGAG ATGTTTGGATGGAAAGGGGAGCTTGGATCAGGAGTTTACTGGCTACTCCCATTCACAACAGGCTGTAGACTCAAGAAGGTAAAAACCCAAATTACTGGAGAAGCAAAACTGGTGTATAGAGGTGAAGATGGAGAATTGGCTCTTACCAAAGAGTTCCG AGCAGCTTTATTGGATGTATTTGAAACCATTGATTTGGATGGGAATGGCCTTCTGAGTTTGGAAGAGTACAATTTCTTTGAACTGAGGACTAGTGGTGAGAAATGTGATGAGGAAGCATGGGCTGTATGTAAGG agaatttTAACATGAAGAAGAATGAACTAACAAGACAGGGATTTATGGATCTGAATCTCATGGAAGCCAATGACCGTGAAGGGGATCCTAGTGACCTTTGGGTCACTTTATTGTCGCTGGGCTACAATAAAGCATTAGAAATGATAGAG GCATGCCCCTTTGTCATTGACATCTATGCAGAAAAATGCAAACCCCGAATTAAAGCCATATACCTAGAGGCAGGTGGCTGGCAACTCAACAGGGCCATTTGCAAGTCTGTTGTTAATAAAGGAGAAGCCAAAGTAATGGATGGTTGTGAAAATGTAATTGTTTATACCTACAAAACGGACATACGAATCACTTCTGTTATTGAAAATAAG TCTGAAAACAAAGTGATTATTCATGTCAATAATGAGCAGAGTAAGAACTGTCTAAGTAATAGGGGACTCACCGTTTTTGCTGTGGAAGTGGCACCAAAATCCATGGTG GTTTCTCAACATGTGATGCCGCTGAATGAGCAGGAAGAATGGCTTTATAATTGTGTGCATTCCCTCTTACGTTAA
- the EFCAB7 gene encoding EF-hand calcium-binding domain-containing protein 7 isoform X2 has protein sequence MASGPGNNASLSVQKVTHSESSRAKKSQHSEEEIFYMNCRAAYLTVLKSSLENIKSKEQLCLVLQQAGRNPSQKTLNKYWTSQTTTLNFDDFCTILKKEKTATKTELLKAFGKIDTDNSGYILHDELSKILTTRGEKMTLDEVSAITKLADFNSSGKLDYNKFCDFYMTISEQCCKTALEKLEVDNRLRRQQFGSQAETSSEGITLSKPSPRVSRKTDHKLAPVKGDSRTSSRPSSAQSCKASISSTISEWQCAQSKGCFYLEDDGEIISHKYRLHLPQRSTVCITIKPLNLCQVEGKSCHWLSVDTALYVLKENESQENLQLVSFTEQQNKEMFGWKGELGSGVYWLLPFTTGCRLKKVKTQITGEAKLVYRGEDGELALTKEFRAALLDVFETIDLDGNGLLSLEEYNFFELRTSGEKCDEEAWAVCKENFNMKKNELTRQGFMDLNLMEANDREGDPSDLWVTLLSLGYNKALEMIEACPFVIDIYAEKCKPRIKAIYLEAGGWQLNRAICKSVVNKGEAKVMDGCENVIVYTYKTDIRITSVIENKSENKVIIHVNNEQSKNCLSNRGLTVFAVEVAPKSMVVSQHVMPLNEQEEWLYNCVHSLLR, from the exons ATGGCCAGCGGTCCTGGGAATAATGCATCCCTCTCCGTTCAGAAAGTCACGCACTCAGAAAGTTCTCGAGCAAAGAAGTCCCAGCATTCAGAAGAAGAAATCTTTTATATGAACTGCAGAGCAGCTTATCTAactgttttaaaaagcagtttagaAAATATTAAATCAAAAGAACAACTCTGTTTAG TACTTCAACAGGCTGGAAGAAATCCATCTCAGAAGACACTTAATAAATACTGGACTTCACAAACAACTACACTGAATTTTGATGATTTTTGTactatcttaaaaaaagaaaaaacagctacaAAAACTGAACTGCtcaaagcatttggaaaaatagATACAGATAATTCTGGATATATTTTACATGATGAACTTTCTAAAATTCTTACAACG AGAGGTGAAAAAATGACTCTGGATGAAGTGAGTGCCATTACTAAACTGGCTGATTTTAACAGCAGTGGCAAACTTGACTACAATAAG TTTTGTGACTTCTACATGACAATCAGTGAGCAGTGCTGCAAGACTGCACTGGAGAAACTGGAAGTTGACAATCGATTGAGGCGTCAGCAGTTTGGAAGTCAAGCTGAAACTTCCTCTGAAGGGATCACATTATCTAAACCATCACCAAGAGTCTCAAGGAAAACTGATCACAAACTTGCACCAGTGAAAG GGGATAGCAGAACTTCTTCAAGACCCTCATCAGCTCAAAGTTGCAAAGCATCCATTTCTTCCACTATCAGC GAATGGCAATGTGCACAATCCAAAGGATGCTTCTACTTAGAAGATGATGGTGAAATCATTAGTCACAAATACAGGTTGCACTTACCTCAGAGGTCTACTGTATGTATTACCATCAAGCCTTTAAACCTTTGTCAGGTAGAAG gaAAATCTTGTCATTGGTTGTCAGTGGATACAGCTTTGTATGttctgaaggaaaatgaaagccaAGAAAATCTACAGCTCGTGAGCTTTACTGAACAACAAAATAAAGAG ATGTTTGGATGGAAAGGGGAGCTTGGATCAGGAGTTTACTGGCTACTCCCATTCACAACAGGCTGTAGACTCAAGAAGGTAAAAACCCAAATTACTGGAGAAGCAAAACTGGTGTATAGAGGTGAAGATGGAGAATTGGCTCTTACCAAAGAGTTCCG AGCAGCTTTATTGGATGTATTTGAAACCATTGATTTGGATGGGAATGGCCTTCTGAGTTTGGAAGAGTACAATTTCTTTGAACTGAGGACTAGTGGTGAGAAATGTGATGAGGAAGCATGGGCTGTATGTAAGG agaatttTAACATGAAGAAGAATGAACTAACAAGACAGGGATTTATGGATCTGAATCTCATGGAAGCCAATGACCGTGAAGGGGATCCTAGTGACCTTTGGGTCACTTTATTGTCGCTGGGCTACAATAAAGCATTAGAAATGATAGAG GCATGCCCCTTTGTCATTGACATCTATGCAGAAAAATGCAAACCCCGAATTAAAGCCATATACCTAGAGGCAGGTGGCTGGCAACTCAACAGGGCCATTTGCAAGTCTGTTGTTAATAAAGGAGAAGCCAAAGTAATGGATGGTTGTGAAAATGTAATTGTTTATACCTACAAAACGGACATACGAATCACTTCTGTTATTGAAAATAAG TCTGAAAACAAAGTGATTATTCATGTCAATAATGAGCAGAGTAAGAACTGTCTAAGTAATAGGGGACTCACCGTTTTTGCTGTGGAAGTGGCACCAAAATCCATGGTG GTTTCTCAACATGTGATGCCGCTGAATGAGCAGGAAGAATGGCTTTATAATTGTGTGCATTCCCTCTTACGTTAA